A part of Dermacentor variabilis isolate Ectoservices chromosome 10, ASM5094787v1, whole genome shotgun sequence genomic DNA contains:
- the Bap55 gene encoding brahma associated protein 55kD produces MSGGVYGGDEVGALVFDFGHYSVRAGYAGEDSPKAEIPSSVGVIEELLADGPDTETKDLGASAPAPQKKYFIDTTSIHVPRANMDMATFLKDGMVEDWDLFEKVLDYTYSRHVKSEPHLHPVLMSEASWNARTKREKLTEIMFEKYGVPAFFLVKNAVLAAFANGRSTGIVVDSGASQTSAIPVHDGYVLTQAVVKSPLAGDFVTMQCKQFLEEQGIDIVPTYMLAGKEAVKEGEAAKWTKRNNLPEVTKSWHNYMVKEVIQDFQSSVLQVLDSPYDKETVENMPTVHYEFPNGYNLDFGSERFLIPESLFDPSTIKSAPGQTMMGVAQVVTTSVGMCDIDIRPSLYGSVTITGGNTLLQGFTERLNRDLSAKTPPSMRLKIISTNGTAERRFGAWIGGSILASLGTFQQMWISKQEYDEGGKSQVERKCP; encoded by the exons ACGAGGTCGGAGCCTTGGTCTTCGACTTTGGACACTACTCCGTGCGAGCTGGCTATGCTGGCGAGGACTCTCCAAAG GCAGAGATTCCCAGTTCCGTTGGAGTCATCGAAGAACTGTTGGCTGATGGACCCGACACGGAAACAAAGGACCTGGGTGCGTCGGCCCCAGCTCCTCAGAAGAAGTACTTCATTGACACAACAAGCATTCATGTGCCGAGAGCTAACATGGACATGGCCACATTTCTTAAAGACGGCATGG TCGAGGACTGGGACCTGTTTGAAAAAGTCCTGGACTACACCTACAGCCGACATGTCAAGTCAGAACCACACCTGCATCCTGTCCTGATGTCTGAAGCATCG TGGAATGCCCGGACAAAAAGGGAGAAGCTCACTGAAATCATGTTCGAGAAATACGGCGTTCCAGCTTTCTTTCTCGTGAAGAATGCAGTCTTAGCAGCATTTGCGAATGGCCGCTCAACCGGCATTGTTGTCGACAGTGGAGCCAGCCAGACCTCGGCCATCCCTGTGCATGATGGCTACGTTCTGACACAAG CTGTTGTCAAATCACCACTGGCCGGCGACTTTGTCACCATGCAGTGCAAACAGTTCCTCGAAGAACAGGGCATTGACATCGTCCCAACTTACATGCTGGCTGGCAAG GAGGCTGTTAAAGAAGGCGAGGCAGCAAAATGGACAAAACGAAACAACCTGCCCGAAGTGACCAAGTCCTGGCATAACTACATGGTCAAG GAAGTTATCCAAGATTTCCAGAGCTCTGTTCTGCAAGTGCTAGACTCCCCCTACGACAAAGA GACGGTAGAGAACATGCCAACTGTGCACTACGAGTTCCCCAATGGCTACAATCTGGACTTTGGCTCGGAGCGATTCCTCATCCCCGAGTCACTCTTCGATCCATCAACCATCAAG AGTGCACCTGGTCAGACCATGATGGGCGTGGCGCAAGTGGTCACAACCAGTGTCGGCATGTGCGACATTGACATACGACCT AGCTTGTATGGAAGTGTCACAATTACGGGAGGCAACACCCTTCTCCAGGGTTTCACCGAACGGCTGAACCGTGACTTGTCCGCAAAAACGCCACCC AGCATGAGGCTGAAGATCATCAGTACGAATGGAACTGCGGAGCGGAGATTTGGTGCCTGGATTGGTGGATCCATCCTCGCATCTCTG GGTACGTTCCAGCAAATGTGGATTTCGAAGCAGGAGTATGATGAAGGCGGCAAGTCTCAAGTGGAGAGGAAATGTCCGTGA
- the LOC142559457 gene encoding uncharacterized protein LOC142559457: protein MPSLADSAAVSSRVSTTTPLPVASLGPPASGPPLCPPDESVLESLVAVLVAAIIFLAALVLAVLLFACSSQQARRERPRCSRDHHHHHHCKRRRRRTSQEVRSRARYCCSDGHDLLEDIDQYCDGRELSATPVGGGTTLRFDYGSSGRSSSPDAAARKSPYHPGYNSPATASRPSRQREGYRMARYTSSGAHSDLAPALHSTEMFQSRVSRQPTRERRAAAPAAGTSKPPSGDTSDSSRHSGLTCVETGSDTRSLEWDNFQPPLAATSTRWPSSSELCTENSLSNAATDGSQQQRRPLFAESQHWV from the exons atgcctTCGTTGGCCGACAGTGCCGCGGTTTCGTCGAGGGTTAGCACCACCACGCCACTGCCCGTGGCCAGTCTCGGCCCTCCCGCGAGCGGTCCACCGCTGTGTCCGCCAGACGAGAGCGTTCTCGAGAGCCTCGTCGCAGTGTTGGTGGCGGCGATCATTTTCCTAGCAGCGCTGGTGCTCGCCGTGCTCCTGTTCGCATGCTCGTCGCAGCAGGCGAGGCGCGAGCGGCCGCGCTGCAGTCGCgaccatcatcaccaccaccactgcaAGAGACGTCGCCGCCGAACTTCTCAGGAGGTCCGCTCGCGGGCCAGGTACTGCTGCAGCGACGGTCACGACCTCCTGGAGGACATCGACCAGTACTGCGATGGTCGCGAGCTGAGTGCGACTCCCGTCGGCGGCGGGACGACTCTACGCTTCGATTACGGCAGCAGCGGTCGGTCGTCTTCGCCCGACGCCGCGGCCAGGAAGTCGCCGTACCACCCGGGGTACAACAGCCCGGCGACGGCTTCGAGGCCGTCAAGGCAACGCGAAGGATACCGCATGGCCAGGTACACGAGTAGCGGAGCGCACTCGGATCTGGCTCCCGCCTTGCACTCTACAGAGATG TTCCAGTCCAGGGTTTCACGTCAGCCGACTCGAGAGCGCCGTGCCGCGGCACCGGCGGCCGGGACGTCGAAGCCCCCTAGCGGCGACACGAGCGACTCCTCGCGGCACAGCGGCCTAACCTGCGTCGAGACTGGCTCTGACACGCGTTCCCTCGAGTGGGACAACTTCCAGCCTCCCCTGGCCGCGACTTCCACGCGCTGGCCATCCTCGAGTGAACTGTGCACCGAAAACTCGCTTAGCAACGCGGCCACAGACGGCTCGCAGCAACAGCGACGACCACTGTTCGCCGAAAGCCAACACTGGGTGTGA